The following are from one region of the Cyanobium sp. ATX 6F1 genome:
- a CDS encoding cytidylyltransferase domain-containing protein, giving the protein MTRLALIPARSGSSRLQDKNVAQLGGHPLMAYSIATALESGCFDTVHVVTDSENYADIARSYGARVPGLRPESTARSDSPDISWVRWFFESGFVDGPIEYFSILRPTSPFRQADTIRRAFAVLQENHRADSVRAVEKTSLHPGKMWRMNGPFLTPLLPFDQVGTPWHSSQMAALPTVYVQNASLEIARYSCFAETGSIAGHLVAPFLTTEMEGFDINYPLDLEIACRRIESGEWILPEIGSPAAGST; this is encoded by the coding sequence ATGACGCGGCTCGCTCTGATCCCAGCCCGTAGCGGCTCGTCCCGCCTGCAGGATAAAAATGTGGCTCAGCTTGGCGGCCATCCCCTTATGGCTTACAGCATTGCCACAGCCTTGGAGAGCGGCTGCTTCGATACCGTTCACGTCGTTACCGACAGCGAGAACTATGCAGACATCGCCCGTTCCTACGGAGCCAGGGTGCCCGGTCTGCGCCCCGAGTCGACCGCTCGATCCGACTCTCCGGACATCAGCTGGGTGCGTTGGTTCTTCGAATCAGGTTTCGTGGACGGGCCGATCGAGTACTTTTCGATCCTGCGTCCAACGAGCCCCTTTCGTCAGGCTGACACCATCCGGCGAGCTTTCGCGGTTCTCCAGGAAAACCACCGTGCCGATTCGGTCCGGGCAGTGGAGAAAACCAGCCTCCATCCCGGCAAGATGTGGAGGATGAATGGACCGTTTCTGACGCCGCTTCTACCTTTCGATCAGGTAGGTACCCCCTGGCACAGTTCACAGATGGCCGCGCTGCCCACCGTTTATGTGCAGAACGCAAGTTTGGAGATCGCTCGCTACTCTTGCTTTGCAGAAACCGGTTCGATTGCTGGGCATCTCGTCGCCCCTTTCCTTACCACAGAGATGGAAGGCTTTGACATCAACTATCCTCTTGATCTGGAGATTGCCTGTCGACGGATAGAGAGCGGAGAATGGATACTTCCGGAGATAGGCTCTCCAGCGGCAGGGTCTACCTAA
- a CDS encoding KdsC family phosphatase: MIRRRDLSTIRIIFYDFDGVFTDNHVLVDSNGIEHVRCSRLDGFGISRLRSMGVLQLIVSTEINPVVSRRAEKLLLPVHQSVEDKAEVVAKVCAEHGILLEHAAFVGNDINDIDAMKAVGIAFAVADAFPPVLEHADFITIRLGGHGAVREICDLIGDAIEAARSPGS, translated from the coding sequence ATGATCCGCCGCCGCGATCTAAGCACCATCCGAATCATCTTCTATGACTTTGACGGGGTGTTCACCGATAATCATGTTCTCGTTGATTCCAATGGAATCGAACACGTACGCTGCTCCAGGCTGGATGGTTTCGGTATCTCGCGATTGCGCTCGATGGGGGTGCTTCAGTTGATCGTCTCCACAGAGATAAATCCAGTAGTGAGCCGCAGGGCAGAGAAACTCCTTCTCCCTGTTCATCAATCCGTTGAGGACAAGGCTGAGGTTGTCGCCAAGGTTTGCGCCGAGCATGGCATCCTCTTGGAACACGCTGCCTTCGTCGGCAACGACATCAACGACATCGATGCCATGAAGGCCGTCGGCATCGCTTTCGCCGTGGCGGACGCCTTCCCCCCAGTCCTCGAGCATGCCGATTTCATCACTATTCGCCTGGGGGGACACGGTGCCGTCCGTGAGATATGCGACCTGATCGGAGACGCCATCGAGGCGGCCCGTTCCCCAGGTTCATGA
- a CDS encoding glycosyltransferase, whose protein sequence is MQHLIIDFSYAKDGGYLKGTFQYGIELAKSLSMQVLPFPIECVVSGPANAAYLSMRLSDYDVSIRSIQLPQMLWCRYLSRQIYFMRNGKTDNIVISIGSCGVFGSAHNVVVINDLYWQDMPRVYRFSQYLYYKLIVAANLRWADLLLVTTFTNKNRVDQLRSRPAATSFVLYYLLKGTSRSLGIAEDSQMEKTEFLERSEFSILTVAANTANKNLSGVLAAYRLLLRTDSRWQLTIVTDAANAVQELARPLSHGLRVLERVSEAELLDLYRKNSYYWQLSFVEGFGLPLIEALNENCRIICSDLPVFREILGDAASYVNPSEPDSVAYLCQHWPRAQGGPSSQAVFKRMEQSNRSELGRLTEQLRLWHSEAC, encoded by the coding sequence ATGCAGCATCTGATCATTGATTTCAGCTACGCCAAAGATGGAGGATACCTGAAAGGGACCTTTCAGTATGGTATTGAACTGGCCAAATCCTTGAGTATGCAAGTTCTGCCTTTTCCAATCGAATGCGTGGTAAGCGGGCCTGCCAACGCTGCATATCTCAGCATGCGCCTCTCTGACTATGACGTCAGCATACGCTCCATACAACTGCCGCAGATGCTCTGGTGTCGCTACTTGAGCAGACAAATCTATTTCATGCGGAACGGCAAAACAGACAACATTGTGATCTCAATCGGTTCATGCGGAGTCTTCGGTAGTGCCCACAATGTTGTGGTCATCAATGATCTCTACTGGCAGGACATGCCAAGGGTTTACCGATTCAGTCAATATCTTTACTATAAGCTCATCGTCGCCGCCAATCTGCGCTGGGCAGATCTACTGCTCGTCACCACCTTCACCAATAAAAATCGAGTCGACCAACTTCGCAGCAGACCTGCCGCCACTAGTTTCGTTCTCTACTATCTTCTGAAAGGAACCTCAAGGAGTCTGGGAATTGCTGAAGACTCGCAGATGGAGAAGACCGAGTTTCTAGAGCGTTCAGAGTTCTCGATCTTGACCGTTGCAGCCAACACCGCCAACAAGAATCTATCTGGCGTCCTCGCTGCCTATCGACTGCTGTTAAGGACAGATTCCAGATGGCAACTGACCATCGTTACCGACGCAGCAAATGCTGTTCAGGAATTAGCTCGGCCCTTGAGCCATGGATTGCGAGTGCTGGAAAGGGTCTCAGAGGCCGAGCTACTCGATCTCTACCGCAAGAACTCTTACTACTGGCAGCTTTCCTTTGTGGAGGGGTTCGGCCTTCCCCTGATCGAGGCCCTAAACGAGAACTGTCGTATCATCTGCAGCGACCTGCCCGTATTCCGGGAGATCCTGGGCGATGCCGCCTCCTACGTGAACCCGAGTGAGCCCGACTCCGTGGCCTACCTCTGCCAGCACTGGCCTCGAGCCCAGGGAGGGCCTTCTAGCCAGGCAGTTTTCAAGAGAATGGAACAATCCAACCGCAGCGAACTAGGGCGTCTCACCGAACAGCTAAGGCTGTGGCACAGTGAAGCATGTTAA
- a CDS encoding N-acetylneuraminate synthase family protein, which yields MLKNLRTSHQPLIIAEVGQNHQGQLENALEYIHRFTAAGADVIKFQTRNNRYLFSEAAYNKSYDSENAFGPTYGEHREQLELTPKEKQILRSKCREAGALFMSTPFDEHSLQLLVDLETDLLKIASFDIGNLPFIDRIAATGIPVVVSTGGATEEQIRSSVDTILRHHDEIALLHCVSEYPCEYNHLGLHQIERFLNDYPDITIGLSDHFNGIVSGPVGYMCGARVFEKHVTLNRSWKGTDHSFALEPDGFRRFTRDIKRIPAMMTPKPKESLGTEPVFQKLGKSLAARVPLNPGDQITLEKVTGKIFDKTHIPVRESNTMLGRRVIHKIDEGMPIRHEDLADSD from the coding sequence ATGCTTAAAAATCTGCGAACGTCCCATCAACCCCTGATCATTGCCGAGGTGGGCCAGAATCACCAGGGACAACTGGAAAACGCCCTTGAATATATTCATCGCTTCACTGCAGCCGGAGCCGATGTCATTAAATTTCAGACCAGGAATAATCGCTATCTCTTTTCCGAAGCCGCCTATAATAAGTCATACGATAGTGAAAATGCCTTTGGTCCCACCTATGGAGAACATCGAGAGCAACTTGAACTGACTCCTAAGGAGAAGCAAATTCTGCGCTCCAAATGCCGCGAGGCCGGAGCCTTATTTATGTCGACGCCGTTTGATGAGCACAGCCTTCAATTACTGGTTGATCTGGAAACCGACCTACTGAAAATCGCCTCATTCGACATCGGAAATTTGCCATTCATCGATCGCATCGCCGCCACTGGCATTCCTGTGGTGGTGAGTACGGGAGGGGCAACCGAGGAACAGATTAGAAGTAGTGTCGACACAATTCTGCGCCATCACGACGAAATCGCTCTACTGCATTGCGTCTCCGAGTATCCCTGCGAGTATAACCATCTCGGGCTGCATCAGATTGAGCGCTTTCTCAACGACTATCCCGACATCACGATCGGCCTCTCCGACCACTTCAATGGGATCGTCAGTGGCCCTGTGGGCTATATGTGCGGAGCACGTGTTTTTGAAAAACACGTCACTCTCAATCGATCCTGGAAGGGAACCGACCATAGCTTTGCTTTGGAGCCCGATGGATTCCGGCGTTTCACCCGTGATATCAAGCGAATTCCCGCGATGATGACACCCAAACCCAAGGAAAGCCTGGGAACCGAACCGGTGTTCCAGAAGCTGGGGAAATCTTTGGCCGCCAGGGTGCCATTGAATCCAGGGGATCAGATCACCCTAGAGAAGGTCACAGGCAAGATTTTTGATAAAACCCACATACCCGTGCGGGAAAGCAATACCATGCTTGGCCGAAGGGTTATTCACAAAATCGACGAGGGAATGCCCATCAGGCACGAAGACTTGGCAGACTCTGATTGA